The Astyanax mexicanus isolate ESR-SI-001 chromosome 14, AstMex3_surface, whole genome shotgun sequence genome window below encodes:
- the LOC103024701 gene encoding otoferlin isoform X2, with protein sequence MKRGKSRPSKDDGKGQDEPAILETEDLDKGFGRTPDPDTISLASVTAVTTNVSNKRSKPDIKIEPGAGRPMDFQISVTVIECRQLVGLNMDPVVCVEIGDEKKYTSMKESTNCPYYNEYFVFDFHLPPDVIFDKILKLSVIHSKNLLRSGTVVGTFKMDVGTVYSQADHQFYHKWAILCDPDDITAGCKGYVKCDIAVVAKGDNIKTPHKANETDEDDIEGNLLLPEGVPAERQWARFYLKIYRAEGLPKMNTSIMANVKKAFIGENKDLIDPYVQVQFAGQKGKTSVQKSCYEPIWNEQIVFTEQFPPLCKRMKVQIRDSDKVNDVALGTHFIDLRKISNDGDKGFLPTLGPAWVNMYGSTRSYTLMDEYQDLNEGLGEGVSFRARLLVSLAVEILDTSSPEVMCSTEVQVEGVPNISDNAAGKIEEFFLFGAFLEATMIDRKIGDKPINFEVTIGNYGSEVDDTPTKPKSKKSKKGDGDDEESELIQGSSDEEVTDDGELVSVSTTPPMKPVITDRNYFHLPYFERKPCIYIKSWWQDQRRRLYNANIIDNIADKLEEGLNDVQEIFKTEKAFPERRLRGVLEDLSHGCSNFLELANKDQNQSGKTKLDRERLKSCMRELENMSQQAKTMRTQVKKKTVKDKFKQAQIFLQKLRFLADEPQHSVPDIYIWMISNGKRIAYARVPSKDILYSNVEEETGKDCGKVKTIFFKLPGKKGFGPAGWTVQAKTEMYLWLGLTRQRKDFLSGLPNGFEENKAVKGPGMQSAPPISLIYTMKQIFQLRVHLYQARSLFAADSTGLSDPFARVFFSTHSQVTEILNETLCPTWDQLLVFDNVELYGEACELRDDPPIIVIEIYDQDTVGKADFMGRTFAKPITKMSDEHYGPPRFPPQLEYYQVYRGNCTAGEMLAAFELLQIGPGGKADLPPIDGPTDMDRGPILPVPIGIRPVLSKYRIEVLFWGLRDLKRVNLAQVDRPRVDIECAGKGIQSALIQNYKKNPNFSTLVKWFEVDLPENELLHPPLNIRVVDCRAFGRYTLVGSHAVTSLRKFIYRPSDKSVNNWSTMEEIVIHTEPEPAVKKIETVVKLDSASDAVVKVDMPDDEKDGKGKKKRKKGGEEAEEEELDESMLDWWSKYFASIETLMEIMRAQEAEKADREEDREEMDPDGTGNRKKKGKAKDKNKAVPGEGPHEKKRPKIDELKVFNRELENEFEHFEDWLHTFNLYRGKSGDDDEQNASDEDRLIGKFKGSLCMYKVPMTDDMGREMGIDSNMGMFQNIPHNDPINILVRVYVIRATDLHPADINGKADPYIAIKLGKTEIKDKENYISKQLNPVFGKSFDIEATFPMDSSLTVSVYDWDLVGTDDLIGETKIDLENRYYTKHRATCGITASYAIHGYNVWRDPMKPTHILAKLCKDGKLDPPQYGPGGRVKVANRVYTGPTEIEDENGLKKQTDEHLALAVLNHWEDMPRVGCKLVPEHVETRPLLNPDKPGIEQGRIEMWVDMFPKDMPAPGPALDISPRKPKKFELRVIIWNTDEVVLEDDDIFTGEKSSDIFVRGWLKGQQEDKQDTDVHYHSLTGEGNFNWRFIYPFDYLMAEEKIVISKKESMFSWDETEYKIPARLNIQVWDADHFSADDFLGAIELDLNRFPRGAKTAKQCTIDMVLNEQEMPMVNIFKQKRIKGWWPFVARDENDELEITGKVEAELHLMTGEEAEKSPVGEGRNEPEPLEKPNRPDTTLLWFLMPLKAIKHLVCNSYKWLIIKIVVVLLLLAMLGLFLYSMPGYMVKKLLGA encoded by the exons ATGAAGCGTGGAAAGTCTCGCCCATCCAAGGATGATGGGAAAGGCCAAG ATGAACCAGCCATCCTGGAGACAGAGGACCTGGACAAAGGTTTTGGCAGAACTCCCGACCCCGACACAATCTCTTTAGCCTCTGTTACTGCTGTAACTACCAATGTCTCTAACAAGAG ATCAAAGCCTGACATCAAGATTGAACCAGGTGCTGGAAGACCGATGGATTTTCAA ATAAGTGTGACGGTTATAGAGTGCAGACAGCTTGTTGGGCTGAATATGGATCCAGTGGTCTGTGTGGAAATCGGTGATGAGAAGAAGTACACTTCAATGAAGGAATCGACCAACTGCCCGTATTATAATGAG TACTTTGTCTTCGACTTTCACCTCCCACCTGATGTCATATTTGACAAAATCCTGAAGTTGTCA GTCATCCACTCCAAAAACCTGCTGCGCAGTGGGACAGTCGTTGGAACATTCAAGATGGATGTGGGAACTGTTTATTCACAGGCTG ATCACCAGTTCTACCACAAATGGGCCATTTTGTGTGATCCTGATGACATCACTGCGGGGTGTAAAGGTTACGTCAAATGTGACATTGCTGTAGTGGCAAAGGGTGATAATATTAAAACCCCACACAAAGCCAACGAAACTGACGAGGATGACATTGAGGG gAATCTGCTTTTGCCAGAGGGTGTCCCAGCAGAGCGCCAGTGGGCACGGTTCTATCTGAAAATCTACAGAGCTGAAGGATTACCCAAGATGAACACCAGCATTATGGCCAATGTGAAAAAGGCTTTTATTGGTGAAAATAAAGATCTCATTGATCCATATGTTCAAGTGCAATTTGCTGGTCAGAAG GGCAAAACATCAGTCCAGAAGAGCTGCTATGAGCCAATCTGGAATGAGCAGATCGTTTTCACTGAACAATTTCCACCACTGTGCAAGCGCATGAAGGTTCAAATCCGTGACTCGGACAAAGTAAACGACGTGGCCCTCGGAACTCATTTCATTGACTTGCGGAAGATCTCCAATGATGGAGATAAAG GCTTTTTACCAACTCTGGGGCCGGCCTGGGTGAACATGTATGGTTCAACACGGAGCTACACCCTGATGGATGAATACCAGGACTTGAATGAGGGACTTGGAGAGGGAGTCTCATTCCGGGCTCGACTGCTGGTCAGCCTAGCTGTGGAAATTCTGGACACCTCCTCTCCAGAAGTAATGTGCTCGACTGAGGTGCAGGTGGAGGGGGTGCCCAATATTTCTGAC AATGCTGCTGGAAAAATTGAGGAGTTTTTCTTGTTCGGAGCATTCCTGGAAGCTACCATGATTGACAGAAAAATTGGTGATAAGCCCATCAACTTTGAAGTTACAATAG GAAACTATGGAAGTGAGGTGGATGATACCCCAACCAAACCAAAATCAAAGAAGTCAAAGAAAggcgatggtgatgatgaagagtCAGAACTCATCCAAGGCTCCAGTGATGAAGAAGTAACTGACGATGGAGAACTGGTGTCAGTCTCCACCACTCCACCAATGAAACCAGTCATCACTGACAG GAACTACTTCCACCTCCCATATTTTGAGAGGAAGCCCTGTATCTATATTAAGAGCTGGTGGCAAGATCAGAGAAGAAGACTGTACAATGCCAACATAATAGACAACATCGCAGATAAGTTG GAAGAAGGGCTGAACGATGTGCAGGAGatctttaaaacagagaaagcCTTTCCTGAGCGTAGACTGAGAGGGGTTCTAGAGGACCTGAGCCATGGTTGCAG caactTTTTAGAACTGGCAAACAAGGACCAAAACCAatcagggaaaacaaaactggacCGGGAAAGACTGAAATCATGCATGAGGGAGCTG GAAAACATGAGCCAACAAGCAAAGACAATGCGAACTCAGGTGAAGAAAAAAACTGTGAAGGATAAATTCAAACAGGCACAAATCTTCCTCCAGAAACTGAGATTCTTGGCTGATGAG CCTCAACACAGCGTTCCAGACATTTACATATGGATGATAAGCAATGGCAAGCGCATTGCATATGCTAGAGTGCCATCCAAAGACATCCTGTATTCTAATGTGGAAGAAGAGACCGGGAAAGACTGTGGAAAAGTCAAGACCATTTTCTTCAAA CTCCCAGGTAAGAAGGGGTTTGGGCCAGCAGGATGGACCGTGCAGGCGAAGACAGAGATGTATCTTTGGCTGGGCCTGACAAGGCAGCGCAAGGACTTCTTGAGTGGTCTACCAAATGGATTTGAGGAGAACAAAGCAGTGAAGGGACCTGGCATGCAGTCAGCACCACCAATCAGCCTGATCTACACCA TGAAGCAGATCTTCCAGCTGAGGGTGCATCTGTATCAGGCAAGAAGCCTGTTTGCAGCAGATAGCACAGGCCTCTCAGATCCGTTCGCCAGAGTCTTCTTTTCTACTCACAGTCAAGTCACAGAG ATACTGAATGAGACCCTCTGCCCTACATGGGACCAACTTCTGGTCTTTGACAATGTTGAACTGTATGGTGAAGCCTGTGAACTAAGAGATGACCCCCCAATTATTGTCATTGAGATCTATGACCAGGACACTGTG GGCAAAGCTGACTTCATGGGCAGAACATTCGCCAAGCCAATAACTAAAATGTCAGATGAGCATTATGGGCCACCACGATTCCCTCCTCAGTTAGAGTACTACCAGGTCTACAGAGGGAACTGCACTGCTGGTGAAATGCTTGCTGCCTTTGAACTGCTACAG ATTGGACCAGGTGGAAAGGCTGACTTGCCGCCCATCGATGGACCCACTGATATGGACCGTGGACCAATCCTTCCAGTCCCTATTGGCATTAGACCCGTCCTGAGCAAATACCGCATCGAA GTTTTATTCTGGGGTCTAAGAGACCTGAAGAGAGTAAACCTGGCCCAAGTTGACAGACCACGTGTGGACATAGAATGTGCTGGAAAGGGGATACAATCAGCTCTCATTCAGAACTACAAGAAAAATCCAAACTTTAGCACTCTCGTCAAGTGGTTCGAAGTG GATTTGCCAGAAAATGAGCTTCTCCATCCTCCTCTTAACATTCGGGTGGTGGACTGCAGAGCCTTTGGCCGCTACACCTTGGTTGGCTCCCATGCTGTCACCTCATTGCGCAAGTTTATTTACAGGCCAAGTGACAAGAGTGTTAACAACTGGTCTACTATGG AGGAAATTGTGATCCACACAGAACCAGAACCTGCTGTGAAGAAGATTGAGACAGTTGTCAAACTTGATTCA GCATCTGATGCTGTTGTAAAGGTGGATATG CCTGATGATGAGAAAGATGGAAaggggaagaagaaaagaaagaaaggaggagaggaagcagaagaagaagagctAGATGAGAGCATGCTGGATTGGTGGTCCAAGTACTTTGCGTCCATTGAAACTCTAATGGAG ATAATGAGAGCCCAAGAGGCTGAGAAAGCAGACAGAGAGGAGGACAGAGAAGAAATGGACCCAGATGGAACAG GGAACAGGAAGAAAAAGGGAAAAGCCAAGGACAAGAACAAGGCTGTGCCAGGGGAGGGTCCGCACGAGAAGAAGAGACCCAAAATTGATGAACTGAAG GTGTTTAACAGAGAGCTAGAGAACGAATttgaacactttgaagactggcTCCACACGTTCAACCTTTATCGAGGGAagagtggtgatgatgatgaacaAAATGCATCAGATGAAGACAGGCTTATTGGAAAATTCAAA GGCTCCTTGTGTATGTACAAAGTGCCTATGACAGACGACATGGGTAGAGAAATGGGCATCGATTCCAACATGGGCATGTTCCAGAACATTCCACACAATGATCCAATCAACATCCTAGTTCGAGTCTATGTCATAAGG GCTACAGATCTGCACCCTGCAGATATAAACGGAAAAGCAGATCCATACATTGCCATTAAGCTGGGAAAGACAGAGATCAAGGACAAAGAAAACTACATCTCCAAGCAGCTCAACCCAGTCTTTGGAAA ATCATTTGACATTGAGGCAACATTCCCAATGGACTCCTCCCTCACTGTGTCTGTCTACGACTGGGACTTGGTAGGCACTGATGACCTGATAGGGGAGACCAAAATTGATCTGGAGAACCGCTATTATACCAAGCACAGGGCTACGTGTGGTATTACAGCAAGCTATGCAAT cCATGGCTACAACGTATGGAGGGACCCAATGAAGCCAACACATATCCTTGCGAAGCTTTGCAAGGATGGCAAACTAGATCCACCTCAGTATGGCCCTGGAGGAAGAGTCAAGGTGGCAAACAGAGTTTATACAGGACCAACTGAAATTGAGGATGAAAATG ggctgaaaaaacaaacagatgagCACCTTGCTCTAGCTGTTCTTAACCACTGGGAGGACATGCCACGAGTGGGCTGCAAACTTGTCCCAGAGCACGTCGAGACAAGACCTCTACTCAATCCTGATAAACCTGGGATTGAACAG GGGAGAATCGAGATGTGGGTGGACATGTTTCCAAAGGACATGCCAGCACCAGGGCCTGCCCTTGATATTTCCCCAAGAAAACCAAAGAA GTTTGAGCTCAGGGTGATTATTTGGAACACAGATGAAGTTGTGCTGGAAGATGATGATATATTCACAGGAGAAAAGTCCAGTGATATTTTTGTGAGAGG ATGGCTAAAAGGACAACAAGAAGACAAGCAAGACACAGACGTCCATTACCACTCCCTAACAGGGGAGGGAAATTTTAACTGGCGCTTCATTTACCCATTTGACTATCTAATGGCAGAGGAGAAAATTGTTATCTCGAAGAAGGAATCCATGTTCTCCTGGGACGAGACTGAGTACAAGATCCCTGCCCGTCTGAACATACAAGTCTGGGATGCAGATCATTTCTCTGCAGATGACTTCCTGG GTGCAATTGAACTAGACCTGAACAGATTTCCTCGCGGGGCAAAAACGGCGAAACAGTGCACCATCGACATGGTTCTTAACGAACAAGAAATGCCGATGGTTAACATCTTCAAGCAGAAAAGAATCAAGGGTTGGTGGCCTTTTGTAGCCAGGGATGAAAATGATGAATTGGAAATCACG GGAAAAGTAGAAGCAGAGCTGCACCTCATGACAGGTGAAGAGGCTGAAAAAAGTCCTGTTGGTGAAGGACGCAATGAGCCAGAGCCTCTGGAGAAACCAAA CCGTCCTgacacaactctgctgtggttcCTCATGCCTCTCAAAGCTATCAAACATCTCGTCTGCAACAGCTACAAGTGGCTGATCATCAAAATTGTGGTGGTGCTGCTGTTGCTGGCAATGCTGGGATTATTCCTTTACAGCATGCCAGGATACATGGTGAAAAAGTTGCTTGGTGCCTAA
- the LOC103024701 gene encoding otoferlin isoform X1: protein MKRGKSRPSKDDGKGQDEPAILETEDLDKGFGRTPDPDTISLASVTAVTTNVSNKRSKPDIKIEPGAGRPMDFQISVTVIECRQLVGLNMDPVVCVEIGDEKKYTSMKESTNCPYYNEYFVFDFHLPPDVIFDKILKLSVIHSKNLLRSGTVVGTFKMDVGTVYSQADHQFYHKWAILCDPDDITAGCKGYVKCDIAVVAKGDNIKTPHKANETDEDDIEGNLLLPEGVPAERQWARFYLKIYRAEGLPKMNTSIMANVKKAFIGENKDLIDPYVQVQFAGQKGKTSVQKSCYEPIWNEQIVFTEQFPPLCKRMKVQIRDSDKVNDVALGTHFIDLRKISNDGDKGFLPTLGPAWVNMYGSTRSYTLMDEYQDLNEGLGEGVSFRARLLVSLAVEILDTSSPEVMCSTEVQVEGVPNISDNAAGKIEEFFLFGAFLEATMIDRKIGDKPINFEVTIGNYGSEVDDTPTKPKSKKSKKGDGDDEESELIQGSSDEEVTDDGELVSVSTTPPMKPVITDRNYFHLPYFERKPCIYIKSWWQDQRRRLYNANIIDNIADKLEEGLNDVQEIFKTEKAFPERRLRGVLEDLSHGCSNFLELANKDQNQSGKTKLDRERLKSCMRELENMSQQAKTMRTQVKKKTVKDKFKQAQIFLQKLRFLADEPQHSVPDIYIWMISNGKRIAYARVPSKDILYSNVEEETGKDCGKVKTIFFKLPGKKGFGPAGWTVQAKTEMYLWLGLTRQRKDFLSGLPNGFEENKAVKGPGMQSAPPISLIYTMKQIFQLRVHLYQARSLFAADSTGLSDPFARVFFSTHSQVTEILNETLCPTWDQLLVFDNVELYGEACELRDDPPIIVIEIYDQDTVGKADFMGRTFAKPITKMSDEHYGPPRFPPQLEYYQVYRGNCTAGEMLAAFELLQIGPGGKADLPPIDGPTDMDRGPILPVPIGIRPVLSKYRIEVLFWGLRDLKRVNLAQVDRPRVDIECAGKGIQSALIQNYKKNPNFSTLVKWFEVDLPENELLHPPLNIRVVDCRAFGRYTLVGSHAVTSLRKFIYRPSDKSVNNWSTMEEIVIHTEPEPAVKKIETVVKLDSASDAVVKVDMPDDEKDGKGKKKRKKGGEEAEEEELDESMLDWWSKYFASIETLMEIMRAQEAEKADREEDREEMDPDGTDIKPDDSNTKGNRKKKGKAKDKNKAVPGEGPHEKKRPKIDELKVFNRELENEFEHFEDWLHTFNLYRGKSGDDDEQNASDEDRLIGKFKGSLCMYKVPMTDDMGREMGIDSNMGMFQNIPHNDPINILVRVYVIRATDLHPADINGKADPYIAIKLGKTEIKDKENYISKQLNPVFGKSFDIEATFPMDSSLTVSVYDWDLVGTDDLIGETKIDLENRYYTKHRATCGITASYAIHGYNVWRDPMKPTHILAKLCKDGKLDPPQYGPGGRVKVANRVYTGPTEIEDENGLKKQTDEHLALAVLNHWEDMPRVGCKLVPEHVETRPLLNPDKPGIEQGRIEMWVDMFPKDMPAPGPALDISPRKPKKFELRVIIWNTDEVVLEDDDIFTGEKSSDIFVRGWLKGQQEDKQDTDVHYHSLTGEGNFNWRFIYPFDYLMAEEKIVISKKESMFSWDETEYKIPARLNIQVWDADHFSADDFLGAIELDLNRFPRGAKTAKQCTIDMVLNEQEMPMVNIFKQKRIKGWWPFVARDENDELEITGKVEAELHLMTGEEAEKSPVGEGRNEPEPLEKPNRPDTTLLWFLMPLKAIKHLVCNSYKWLIIKIVVVLLLLAMLGLFLYSMPGYMVKKLLGA from the exons ATGAAGCGTGGAAAGTCTCGCCCATCCAAGGATGATGGGAAAGGCCAAG ATGAACCAGCCATCCTGGAGACAGAGGACCTGGACAAAGGTTTTGGCAGAACTCCCGACCCCGACACAATCTCTTTAGCCTCTGTTACTGCTGTAACTACCAATGTCTCTAACAAGAG ATCAAAGCCTGACATCAAGATTGAACCAGGTGCTGGAAGACCGATGGATTTTCAA ATAAGTGTGACGGTTATAGAGTGCAGACAGCTTGTTGGGCTGAATATGGATCCAGTGGTCTGTGTGGAAATCGGTGATGAGAAGAAGTACACTTCAATGAAGGAATCGACCAACTGCCCGTATTATAATGAG TACTTTGTCTTCGACTTTCACCTCCCACCTGATGTCATATTTGACAAAATCCTGAAGTTGTCA GTCATCCACTCCAAAAACCTGCTGCGCAGTGGGACAGTCGTTGGAACATTCAAGATGGATGTGGGAACTGTTTATTCACAGGCTG ATCACCAGTTCTACCACAAATGGGCCATTTTGTGTGATCCTGATGACATCACTGCGGGGTGTAAAGGTTACGTCAAATGTGACATTGCTGTAGTGGCAAAGGGTGATAATATTAAAACCCCACACAAAGCCAACGAAACTGACGAGGATGACATTGAGGG gAATCTGCTTTTGCCAGAGGGTGTCCCAGCAGAGCGCCAGTGGGCACGGTTCTATCTGAAAATCTACAGAGCTGAAGGATTACCCAAGATGAACACCAGCATTATGGCCAATGTGAAAAAGGCTTTTATTGGTGAAAATAAAGATCTCATTGATCCATATGTTCAAGTGCAATTTGCTGGTCAGAAG GGCAAAACATCAGTCCAGAAGAGCTGCTATGAGCCAATCTGGAATGAGCAGATCGTTTTCACTGAACAATTTCCACCACTGTGCAAGCGCATGAAGGTTCAAATCCGTGACTCGGACAAAGTAAACGACGTGGCCCTCGGAACTCATTTCATTGACTTGCGGAAGATCTCCAATGATGGAGATAAAG GCTTTTTACCAACTCTGGGGCCGGCCTGGGTGAACATGTATGGTTCAACACGGAGCTACACCCTGATGGATGAATACCAGGACTTGAATGAGGGACTTGGAGAGGGAGTCTCATTCCGGGCTCGACTGCTGGTCAGCCTAGCTGTGGAAATTCTGGACACCTCCTCTCCAGAAGTAATGTGCTCGACTGAGGTGCAGGTGGAGGGGGTGCCCAATATTTCTGAC AATGCTGCTGGAAAAATTGAGGAGTTTTTCTTGTTCGGAGCATTCCTGGAAGCTACCATGATTGACAGAAAAATTGGTGATAAGCCCATCAACTTTGAAGTTACAATAG GAAACTATGGAAGTGAGGTGGATGATACCCCAACCAAACCAAAATCAAAGAAGTCAAAGAAAggcgatggtgatgatgaagagtCAGAACTCATCCAAGGCTCCAGTGATGAAGAAGTAACTGACGATGGAGAACTGGTGTCAGTCTCCACCACTCCACCAATGAAACCAGTCATCACTGACAG GAACTACTTCCACCTCCCATATTTTGAGAGGAAGCCCTGTATCTATATTAAGAGCTGGTGGCAAGATCAGAGAAGAAGACTGTACAATGCCAACATAATAGACAACATCGCAGATAAGTTG GAAGAAGGGCTGAACGATGTGCAGGAGatctttaaaacagagaaagcCTTTCCTGAGCGTAGACTGAGAGGGGTTCTAGAGGACCTGAGCCATGGTTGCAG caactTTTTAGAACTGGCAAACAAGGACCAAAACCAatcagggaaaacaaaactggacCGGGAAAGACTGAAATCATGCATGAGGGAGCTG GAAAACATGAGCCAACAAGCAAAGACAATGCGAACTCAGGTGAAGAAAAAAACTGTGAAGGATAAATTCAAACAGGCACAAATCTTCCTCCAGAAACTGAGATTCTTGGCTGATGAG CCTCAACACAGCGTTCCAGACATTTACATATGGATGATAAGCAATGGCAAGCGCATTGCATATGCTAGAGTGCCATCCAAAGACATCCTGTATTCTAATGTGGAAGAAGAGACCGGGAAAGACTGTGGAAAAGTCAAGACCATTTTCTTCAAA CTCCCAGGTAAGAAGGGGTTTGGGCCAGCAGGATGGACCGTGCAGGCGAAGACAGAGATGTATCTTTGGCTGGGCCTGACAAGGCAGCGCAAGGACTTCTTGAGTGGTCTACCAAATGGATTTGAGGAGAACAAAGCAGTGAAGGGACCTGGCATGCAGTCAGCACCACCAATCAGCCTGATCTACACCA TGAAGCAGATCTTCCAGCTGAGGGTGCATCTGTATCAGGCAAGAAGCCTGTTTGCAGCAGATAGCACAGGCCTCTCAGATCCGTTCGCCAGAGTCTTCTTTTCTACTCACAGTCAAGTCACAGAG ATACTGAATGAGACCCTCTGCCCTACATGGGACCAACTTCTGGTCTTTGACAATGTTGAACTGTATGGTGAAGCCTGTGAACTAAGAGATGACCCCCCAATTATTGTCATTGAGATCTATGACCAGGACACTGTG GGCAAAGCTGACTTCATGGGCAGAACATTCGCCAAGCCAATAACTAAAATGTCAGATGAGCATTATGGGCCACCACGATTCCCTCCTCAGTTAGAGTACTACCAGGTCTACAGAGGGAACTGCACTGCTGGTGAAATGCTTGCTGCCTTTGAACTGCTACAG ATTGGACCAGGTGGAAAGGCTGACTTGCCGCCCATCGATGGACCCACTGATATGGACCGTGGACCAATCCTTCCAGTCCCTATTGGCATTAGACCCGTCCTGAGCAAATACCGCATCGAA GTTTTATTCTGGGGTCTAAGAGACCTGAAGAGAGTAAACCTGGCCCAAGTTGACAGACCACGTGTGGACATAGAATGTGCTGGAAAGGGGATACAATCAGCTCTCATTCAGAACTACAAGAAAAATCCAAACTTTAGCACTCTCGTCAAGTGGTTCGAAGTG GATTTGCCAGAAAATGAGCTTCTCCATCCTCCTCTTAACATTCGGGTGGTGGACTGCAGAGCCTTTGGCCGCTACACCTTGGTTGGCTCCCATGCTGTCACCTCATTGCGCAAGTTTATTTACAGGCCAAGTGACAAGAGTGTTAACAACTGGTCTACTATGG AGGAAATTGTGATCCACACAGAACCAGAACCTGCTGTGAAGAAGATTGAGACAGTTGTCAAACTTGATTCA GCATCTGATGCTGTTGTAAAGGTGGATATG CCTGATGATGAGAAAGATGGAAaggggaagaagaaaagaaagaaaggaggagaggaagcagaagaagaagagctAGATGAGAGCATGCTGGATTGGTGGTCCAAGTACTTTGCGTCCATTGAAACTCTAATGGAG ATAATGAGAGCCCAAGAGGCTGAGAAAGCAGACAGAGAGGAGGACAGAGAAGAAATGGACCCAGATGGAACAG ATATCAAACCTGATGATTCTAATACAAAAGGGAACAGGAAGAAAAAGGGAAAAGCCAAGGACAAGAACAAGGCTGTGCCAGGGGAGGGTCCGCACGAGAAGAAGAGACCCAAAATTGATGAACTGAAG GTGTTTAACAGAGAGCTAGAGAACGAATttgaacactttgaagactggcTCCACACGTTCAACCTTTATCGAGGGAagagtggtgatgatgatgaacaAAATGCATCAGATGAAGACAGGCTTATTGGAAAATTCAAA GGCTCCTTGTGTATGTACAAAGTGCCTATGACAGACGACATGGGTAGAGAAATGGGCATCGATTCCAACATGGGCATGTTCCAGAACATTCCACACAATGATCCAATCAACATCCTAGTTCGAGTCTATGTCATAAGG GCTACAGATCTGCACCCTGCAGATATAAACGGAAAAGCAGATCCATACATTGCCATTAAGCTGGGAAAGACAGAGATCAAGGACAAAGAAAACTACATCTCCAAGCAGCTCAACCCAGTCTTTGGAAA ATCATTTGACATTGAGGCAACATTCCCAATGGACTCCTCCCTCACTGTGTCTGTCTACGACTGGGACTTGGTAGGCACTGATGACCTGATAGGGGAGACCAAAATTGATCTGGAGAACCGCTATTATACCAAGCACAGGGCTACGTGTGGTATTACAGCAAGCTATGCAAT cCATGGCTACAACGTATGGAGGGACCCAATGAAGCCAACACATATCCTTGCGAAGCTTTGCAAGGATGGCAAACTAGATCCACCTCAGTATGGCCCTGGAGGAAGAGTCAAGGTGGCAAACAGAGTTTATACAGGACCAACTGAAATTGAGGATGAAAATG ggctgaaaaaacaaacagatgagCACCTTGCTCTAGCTGTTCTTAACCACTGGGAGGACATGCCACGAGTGGGCTGCAAACTTGTCCCAGAGCACGTCGAGACAAGACCTCTACTCAATCCTGATAAACCTGGGATTGAACAG GGGAGAATCGAGATGTGGGTGGACATGTTTCCAAAGGACATGCCAGCACCAGGGCCTGCCCTTGATATTTCCCCAAGAAAACCAAAGAA GTTTGAGCTCAGGGTGATTATTTGGAACACAGATGAAGTTGTGCTGGAAGATGATGATATATTCACAGGAGAAAAGTCCAGTGATATTTTTGTGAGAGG ATGGCTAAAAGGACAACAAGAAGACAAGCAAGACACAGACGTCCATTACCACTCCCTAACAGGGGAGGGAAATTTTAACTGGCGCTTCATTTACCCATTTGACTATCTAATGGCAGAGGAGAAAATTGTTATCTCGAAGAAGGAATCCATGTTCTCCTGGGACGAGACTGAGTACAAGATCCCTGCCCGTCTGAACATACAAGTCTGGGATGCAGATCATTTCTCTGCAGATGACTTCCTGG GTGCAATTGAACTAGACCTGAACAGATTTCCTCGCGGGGCAAAAACGGCGAAACAGTGCACCATCGACATGGTTCTTAACGAACAAGAAATGCCGATGGTTAACATCTTCAAGCAGAAAAGAATCAAGGGTTGGTGGCCTTTTGTAGCCAGGGATGAAAATGATGAATTGGAAATCACG GGAAAAGTAGAAGCAGAGCTGCACCTCATGACAGGTGAAGAGGCTGAAAAAAGTCCTGTTGGTGAAGGACGCAATGAGCCAGAGCCTCTGGAGAAACCAAA CCGTCCTgacacaactctgctgtggttcCTCATGCCTCTCAAAGCTATCAAACATCTCGTCTGCAACAGCTACAAGTGGCTGATCATCAAAATTGTGGTGGTGCTGCTGTTGCTGGCAATGCTGGGATTATTCCTTTACAGCATGCCAGGATACATGGTGAAAAAGTTGCTTGGTGCCTAA